The region gtaaggatagaactggtggagggccagttggccaatattactttgcagtcgaccctactagagcagaTTAAGGAGGGTCAATGGGTAGATGTACAgctacaggaggttagagagaatgtcttagcaggggtagcaaaggactattctatttctgaggttggtgtTTTGCGGtatcaggggcagatttgtgttccagctgatgtggggatcagacgagagatattagatgagtcgTATACTatgtcgtactcacttcatccgggtaccacaaagatgtatatGATCCTACGAACATTGTActagtggcctgggatgaagaaggatgtggtggaatacgtggccagatgtttgacctgtcaacaggtgaaagctaagcatcagcgaccagcagggttgcttcagcctttgggtatccccgagtggaaatgggaggatatcacaatggatttttttgtggggggggggggggggggggggggtttacccaggacagtggggcttcatgactcggtgtggggtgatagtggacaaataCATCAAGCCAGCTCATTTTCTCCCAGTGAAAATGAcatatacagtggatcagtatgcagagttgtatgtgagggagatagtacgtctccatggggttcctaagtctatagtgtcgaaccgggatcctatctttacctccaagttttggagtagtttgcagaaggctatggggactcatttgaagttcagtacaacctttcatcctcagactgatggacagtctgagaggacgattcagatgttggaggatatgcttatggcatgtgtgattgattttgagggttcttggagtaagtatctcccgttgattaaattttcatacaataacagttatcaatcaacgattggagtggctccataagaatgggaggagatgtagatcgcccattcattaggatgagatgggtgagaggaagtattttggGCCGAACATGGTTCAAaagaccaatgaagctattgagaagatccgagctagaatgcttgcttcacagagaagacagaaaagctatgctgaccctaagcgtagggatgtggagttccaggttggggaccacgtgtttctacgagtttcaccactgtgaggggtgaggagatttgggaagaagggcaagctgagccctcgatttattggacctttcgagatcctggaaaggatcggataggtggcttataggttggctttgccaccatcgttgtcaggagttcatgacgtattccatgtctctatgcttcggaagtacgtttCAGACACGacacatgtattgaagtatgaaGATATGGAATTACAgacagatttatcttatgaggaacaaccggttcagatcttagaCAGGAAGGATAAGGTCCGACGGAACAAaatgattcctcttgttaaagtattatggaggaatagcagggtcgacgaggcgacctgggagcttgaatcaacgatgcgggatcagtatcccgagttattcaggtaaattttgaggacgaaattctcagtaggagaggatagttgtaatgacccaaaattactaataaggcttaagggccttgattagtgtgccaagagggcataattggtttatatgtgtgatttaaatgaattaatgcatgattatgtgataagcatgcttacatgattatatgggtatgtgaaatgcatgactacgagtattagtatgcatgtaggccatgtttagattataagggcatattcataattttggcccgttgagggcataaacgtgattatttatgataaattgttgagaccagaCGGAGATTGGCCCTCGAGTGCAAAGGCAGAAGGGAGCTTGACTGCAAGATCCACCCGTCGAGCAGGGACGAAAGTCGGCCTTAGTGATCCGACGGTGCCGAGTGGAAGGGCCGTTGCTCAACGGATAAAAGTTACTCTAGGGATAACAGGCTGATCTTCCCCAAGAGATTTTAAAAAGTTCTTAGTAGGATTTTAGCTATTTCCCATTTTTAACTATAACTAtagaaaataactaaaaaaaattattatgtggatatatatttgcagcttgtggctcgaggcgatcctagtgagcggtttagcgttatagtcacggtggggatttatacccagctcggagGAGCCTGGGGTAATTCTCGGAATCTAGGAAATATAATGGAGATTTATAGACCTTGGGGAAAatagttggtgattagttagatgacgggaattaagtggtaaatattagggacacttgaggaactGGCGAGAATTGGGagcaattgaccaaaatgcccttagaatgattaaaagacttaggtttatttgggaggggaaaatggtcttttgatGGTTAAAAGGGGATAAGGATTATTCTGCTTTTTagacttagtggaagttgtaggaAAGTTGTAGAaactaaaagaaaagaaaaaaaaaaaaaaagggaaaacagAACACTTAACTTACCTCTTTTTCTCCAACACAGTTTGCCTtattcctcaccatttcttgtggatTTTGGAGCTGGAAACTCAGGGAAAGTCTAGGCAAGGTCTTGggactttgatccttggagtggctAGACGTTCAACTGGATTTAGCTCAAGTTAAGGTAAGATTTAAGAGTTTGGTCTGAGTTTGATGAAGTTGATTCTGAttatgagttttggatggaaatcaAGGGGcctgagcttggggatttgaggaactaAAGGCTAGAAGGGCATAGAAGACAACCTAAGGTCGAATTCTCTCGGCTAAGGTAACCAATTCTAACTTTGAAGTTCTAggtttctggttttctgatgatgttcttgagtttttgagctcaagtttggtttatgagattgatgatgcatgtggccaggttttgatgttgttgggtcatgttggatgagatgtagtggatggtaggctcaatttgaagtttagttgaggttcggagtgggtttatggagctttggctcgggaaaattcgaaggaaaaacccagaggGTTGCATGTgttgtttgtagcactgtagcgctagcattGGAGCGCGATAGCGCTATGCTTGGTTTCTAGGGCATTTTTTTctctgtctgtagcgctgtagcgcccacctagtggcgttgtagtgctaccctgcctccagaaatgggttttgggtatttttcttagggtttttgcttgggggctcaagggtcgattccaccaccccatttggtggaattaagcTTCCCAAGatcttgggattggtcccgaagttgggttacggaattgagatttaatgatggttctactttacggttgtgactaggtgtacgctagggctcggacgggatcgcaCTCGAGGGTCATTTTCATTAACCAAAGcaatcggaatcaaaggtaagaaaatgcatccaattatgtggttatgttgggactaagagttccctatacttgtatgtgatgtcataagatggcattatgccatggggacatgtgataaatggcctaagagtgtcggagtcattatttgcacacaggacgcggctcgaccattggtagctgaggttaagtatgtaatcactgagctcagcctaagcgagtcggagtcagtgggacaatcagagggtgtggcctaagggcatcgaccctggatattgtgttatatgtttattgttatgaatctgatgattatggcatgtttattatctggatgattgattattggtttgcataTTGATATtgttgattatgtgaacaatatGACTTGCTGAGTATCTGTTTGGTGATCTGTGAATTATCTGACTGTTGATTgtcgcttatgctatgcattatagttttcttgctgggcctaggctcacgagtgctacgtggtacaggtaaaggcaagggaaaagtggaccagtcctgagttggagagctctggggcagaatgtacatagtcagctgatcggctacCACGGGCGAGgaatggtacagggacaggatAACCTAAAGTGTCTATTTTGctattagagtggcttgtggttgtacataaattgtgaaattttgtaaactgtcctttaaacttattttgggatcccatgtattaaacgcttattttaatgagaaatttcctgtttgtaaccaaaatattttaaccctaacctaattacgactttagggtcacgttttcaactatatgacttgattagcaagtcttgcacctttataatcacacaatgtaatgaccttggttatccagggtgttacaaaatCTGTATTGTTCTTTCTGTCCGCCTATCTTTCTAGGGATGGAATgttgtactgaatttcaactTGGTACCCATCGCTTTCTATAATCCTTCCCATAATTTACAAGTGAATTTCAGGTCTCTATCCGAAACGACTGACTTTGTTACTCCATGAAGTCTCACAATTTCTTGCACATAAATCTCTACATACTGTTCTGCTGTGAATATTGTTCTGACAAGTATAAAGTGTGCCGATTTTGTGAATCTATCAACGATCACCCAGACTGAATCATGTTGGTTTGTGGTCttaggtaaccccaccacaaagtccatagcaaTCTCTTCCCACTTTTATTCTGGAATGTTTAACAGTTGTAACAAACCAAACGGTCTTTGGTGCTCTACTTTGACTTGCACCATACAAAAGGAGTAGTATGCACCTCATCAAGAATCTCTTTCTTAATTTCTAAGTCAGCTGGCACACATATCCGTTCCTTATATCTCACTATTCCACAGTTACTACGAATAAAATCTTTGCTACATCCATCTTGGATTCCTTGTTTATACTTTTGTATTTGCGAATCCTTATCCTGTCCTTCTATAATTTTGTCTAACAAAGTTGAATGTAGAGTCAAGTTTGCTAACCCCCCTACAATCAACTCTATACCTGCCTGTTCTACTTCTTCCATCAACTTTGCAGATGATACAAATTGCCCTTGGCTTTTACGACTTAAGGCGTCGGCTACCACATTCACCTTCCCCGGATGATACAatatgtcacagtcatagtccttgactaattctaaccaccgtCGTTGCCTCATGTTTAACTCCtattgagtaaagaagtatttcaagctcttatgattcGTATAAATTTTGCATTTTTCCCCATAGAGATAGTATCGCCAAATGATAAGTGCAAACACTACTGCTGCCAATTCCAAGTCGTGTGTTgggtagcgttgttcatactctttcaactgccTATATGCATATGCTATCACCTTATTTGCTTGCATTAATACACACCCTAGTCCTTGCTTTAACGCATCACAATATACAACAAATTTCTCATTATCTATAGGTAGACTTAATACAGGTGTCGTGATAAGTCTATTCTTCAATTCCTGAAAGCTTTGCTCATAGTCCTTAGTCCATACAAACTTGATGCCTTTATGGTCAATTTTGTCAATGGTGTGGCGATCTTTGAAAACTCTTCTACAAATTTTCGGTAATACCCCAAGAAAACTTCTctcctctgaagcattctttggttgTTGCCAATCTTTTACAGCTTCGATCTTTACTAGGTCCGCCTTAATACCATCCTTACTAAAAATGTGTCCTAAGAACGCCACTTGagttagccaaaattcacacttcttgaatttcgcgtacaactgatgctccctcaacctttgcAGTGTCAACCTTAGATGTTCTTCAGGTTCCTCTTCAATTTGCGAATAAATTAGAATACcatctataaatactatcatgAACTTAtacaagtagtccttgaagactctATTCATGAGGTCCATACATGGCATAAGGGCATTTGTAAGTCAAAAAGACatcaccaaaaattcataatggTCGTACCTATTACGGAATGTTGTCTTCGGAATGTCCCCTTCCTTCACCCTTAAATGGTGGTTTCCCGACCtcaggtctatctttgagaacaccgccTTTCCTTagagttgatcaaaaagatcgtctatccttggcaaagggtatttgttcttgatggtgacCTTGTTAAGTTCcctataatctatgcacatctgcattgatccatccttcttctttacgaaTAACAtcagtgctccccatggtgagtaacttggCCTAACAAAACCTAGGTCAAGTAGTTCTTGCAGCTGAACCATTAACTCCTTCAATTCAGCGGgcgccattctatatggtgctttCGAGATTGGCGTTGTTTCTAGTGCTAGCTCGATCGTGAACTCAATTTCTCgttgtggtggcaatcctggtaagtcTTCCAAAAACACATCCAAGTAATCACATACTATCCTTGTGTCTTCCGGTCTCTGCGTCCCCGTTTCTGCTTTATTAACCCCACTAGCCAAGAATCCCATGCATCCATGCTGTAACATCTTCCCAGCTTCTAATGCTGAAATGATTGGAATTCGTAGTCCTGTCACTGTCCCCACGAATGCAAAAGGCTCATCTCCATCAATCTTAAACACCACCATGTTCTTCTTGCAATCGATGATAGCATTGTACTTTgccagccaatccattccaagGATTATGTCAAAGTCAaacatatctagctcaatcaagtctacaaATAGCTGTCTACCATCTACCCTCAAAGGCAAGGCTCTAAACCACTTCCTAGACATTACCACCTCCCTGGTTGGTAACGTCATCCCAAACCCCTTAGCATGCATCTAATAACGTCTATTAAATCTATCCACTATTCTCTTATCAACAAAAGAATGAGTGGCTCCAAAATCAATTAAAGCATGACAATCAATTCCAGCAATAAAAATTTGACCTGAGACCACGGAAGTGCTTGCTTCTGCTTGAGGCTTGGTGAGAGCGAACACACGTGCTGGAACCAGATTATCGTCCTTCTTATGGTGCTCTTTGACCCTTTCCTGACTCTTCTATGGGCAATTCCTCTTAATGTGTCCTTCCTTACCACAACCATAACACGCGTTTTCCCAGCATCTGCCTTGGTGGCGCTTCTTACACTTTTCGCACTCTAGGTACCATACCTATTCCTTGCTACCAGTGTGATtgtttcctttattatctctggCCCTCTTATCTTGGCTTGACTGCCCTGCCTGGTCACTTCCATTCCTTTTCTGATCATTAGAGTTATGACCTTGGGAGGCGTTCTTTCTTGCCTCTCTTTTAGCAGCACCTTCCTTCCAGATTCTGTCTTCCATTCTCTTAGCAGTGAGGGCCCTTTCCAGAACCTGAGCATATGTACTATTTCCCCCTTCTGATACAATCTCCACATCTCTAGCTATCATAGGCTTTAAGCCTCGAACAAATAGATCTACTCTAGTTCCATTGGTTGGCATTAAATCTTCCATGAAATTGGCAAGTCTGTTAAACTTTAGTGCGTATTCTATCACCATCATATTCCCCTGGGTCAAGGTagcaaactcatccacctttgacGCCCGTACTGCAGCATTATAGTACATGTCATTAACTTCTTGCTGAAATTCTACCCAAGTCATTGCAGTAACATCTCTTGCCTGGGAGATCACTTCCCACTAGATTCTTGCATCGTCCCTCAGCATGTGAGTTGCACAGGCTACCATGTCATTTCCTTCAACTCCCATGAAGTCCAGAATTGACcccatcatgctcatccattgctctgccttccATGGATCAACACTCCCCTCAAACACTGGAGgatgttgctttctgaacctttcatacaatggCTCCAGATGATTACTAGCTTCAGGAATAACTACAATCGGTGCTATAGGTTGTTGAACATCTCTGATTAATGGTGTTGCTTGAGTGTAACTCCCTACTACCTTAaagccattaccatgtgatttataaatgtgccattagctcgctaataaaggttttaggttgaaaagtgtgataaAATTGGAATTAAAACTTATTTGACaacataaattataaaatatttggacatacattaaaatcataaaagttatacattgggatcccaaagtactgtCTCAAAAatgttttacaactcaaaattgtAGATACAattgacctaagcaacaaaaccaACTATTACAACATATCTCGCAAAACAACCCCGACCATGGCAGCCAGGTAAGCctaacatgtacacaccgctctccaactcatggttgatagacctttccctttcctttacctgcaccatagagcactcgtgatccaaggcccaacaagaaaattcaACGCATAACATATCgcaattcaatccaataatatacaGCTTAAACAAATAGCAGATTAAATATATAGCACCCTATGCcgacctaggtgctttaccaggcactaggttcacggtcttcactgaGCAGGTGAATACTGCACCCTCAGAGGGCCTCGCCCTAGTGGCCTGCATTAAGTATGCTTTTTCaattcccggcctttgccgtccCCGGCcatcgtcgttcccggcctttgccattctcggtcttcaccgttctcggcctttgccgttcattcataaCCATACAAAAATTACACAACAAGTCTTAAACATTCACATAAAGCACTCAACACAGATAATCGGGACATGCCCTGCACTACgggcacaaatagttttcttacctgtgtcccgagttaACTGATTGATGtgatcccgagcatgatcccctaAACAGAGCCTTGActtaaaaacctagtcacaacacattaataaATAGACATCCATCAATTCCTTAGAAAATTAAGAACATAgaattaaaatactagccttcgggacctcgaattctactaaaccaggtagtggaATCCTTTCCGATCCTTAATTtgtgggttcccgagcttaaaaccctatattgGCAATAATCCTCTATTTGCACTGCGACACCCCCAATTAGAGTCGCGGCGCCCCAACAATTAGGGTCACGACCCTCTCCAAGTTAGAGAGCCTAGCCTGAATTTTCCTGGACACGCGTCGCGGCACGCCCTGCCCAGTGCCACAGCACTAACACGATTAAGCGAATCCCCTTAggtctctgagttcatgcgggctaCGACCCTTAAGAACAGCGCCGCGGtatgaccccacgaacccagaatttccccaaCATTTCAGATTCCTAAACTCCTAAAAATTGTTCCAAACGTGTTCCAAAGCCATAATTGATCCCCAAAACACTTTCACTATACTTAGATAGTACATAAACTCAAAAAACTGAACCAAAACCTCATTACAACTTAAATTCAACCACTTAAGTTCCAAACCCTAAAAACACTAAGAAAACAgagaaatttaagaacaaaacGTGTTCTAAACCTTACCTCTGTGTTGATTTCGACCTTGAGCTACTTTCCCAAAACCATTATCTTGTTTTCCCCAAGTCCCCAGCTTCAATTCTCAGCCAAATCTTCAAAAATTCACCAAAACCTCCAATACACCAAAGAGAAGGAGAGagcctagagagagagagagaagcctAAGTGTAATGACTcgaaattgctaatagggcttagtgccttgattagcgcgccaagagggcataattggatatatatgtatgtttaattggctAAATGTGTGACTATATGACAAACATGATTAATATGGTTATGTGAATATACTATATGCCTCTTTATGagtactagatatgcatgtgggccctttatggcttatgcatgtgggcccttttccttagggctcaggatcgattctactactccgtttagtggaatttgaggccccggaggctaggactcggtccggaagcctttatttgctcattattgatggaatcctatattatggttgtgactaggttatcgttaggGGCTCGAAActtggatcgtgctcgagggtcgtccttattttacgctatactcggacctgaggtaagaaaactgcacccaatacgtgttatatgtgatcagggcttggcccgactattatcaataattatgattagggcttgggcccctgagaacgtttatgttaagctattgtttcacatgttgattgtgttgggtttttatgccctaattaaaactcaaattctttgtaatctcattttattatcaataaaagaatataaatcattttttgacttggtcaatcactttgctcacatgttttattttcattcttatttatttaatataaacttctatgaaatcccgagcatatagctaatcgtatttatagtgccgtaatcaaagtggaatataaatatgattatatgttcaaaataagttagtcctaagattagtcagtgcacaggatttacactgacttgccaatctacgatatgatctacttacacattacagtgttatgttctttccataacattagcaaagtagataagatcggatgtatttgttacatcggacatgaccgatattgatagttgataagataagtaaacatactgttattatctattctagtcatatcatatagttgaccataggtcaattcaatctcaattcggagtggttagtattctaactgattgtattatttgagttctttgacttgtttgataccagcttaccctacggactagcccatacttacattttgggaactcggtagtataattgagtgggagtgttgatcatagatatgaacatctatagcttctaatgaagaagtgaaacgatggtttccttttagtttggttcaaggtgttaaatgatagagatctcatttcattaatcagattagtttactgaaatatcatttacaaggataaaatacaatgaagggtaaaatggtattttagtctcatctcattgtagaccgtctatagaggattgagtgacaattatggttgtaacaatggataattaatagggtatctatatttgttatagagctttctatgaattcaagagtgcaattccgagtctatagtggagtcatgaggaattaataagttagtaaatttatttgttagatttaggataacttattggagcttgatttcataggcccatggtccccattgtaccttggataaaatcatctagatagtctcaattaattgatttaattatcaattagaattatcaaagttgaccaggtcaattttggatagtttcacagagttatgtaattttgagtaGAAAAGATAAATtggggcagatttattaattaagataaattggtatctaaattaataaataagcttaaatcaaggttcaaattataaataattaatttgataaatgatttaaataattatttaattaattaaatcaatagaaaataatacatgccatGTTTTttagtccaatgggcttataatcaaatgagaaatttcattgacctaaagcccatgataatttcgaacGAGGGCttctaattggctattattttattgattttttaattaaattaaatgacctaattgagtctataaaaggagtgcttagagagaagtcaatacagacgacaaataagtttaatcactggttttctgatagttttaaattctctctaaacacaagttcttttctaag is a window of Humulus lupulus chromosome 4, drHumLupu1.1, whole genome shotgun sequence DNA encoding:
- the LOC133832595 gene encoding uncharacterized protein LOC133832595, producing MSRKWFRALPLRVDGRQLFVDLIELDMFDFDIILGMDWLAKYNAIIDCKKNMVVFKIDGDEPFAFVGTVTGLRIPIISALEAGKMLQHGCMGFLASGVNKAETGTQRPEDTRIVCDYLDVFLEDLPGLPPQREIEFTIELALETTPISKAPYRMAPAELKELMVQLQELLDLGFVRPSYSPWGALMLFVKKKDGSMQMCIDYRELNKELNMRQRRWLELVKDYDCDILYHPGKVNVVADALSRKSQGQFVSSAKLMEEVEQAGIELIVGGLANLTLHSTLLDKIIEGQDKDSQIQKYKQGIQDGCSKDFIRSNCGIVRYKERICVPADLEIKKEILDEWEEIAMDFVVGLPKTTNQHDSVWVIVDRFTKSAHFILVRTIFTAEQYVEIYVQEIVRLHGVTKSVVSDRDLKFTCKLWEGL